Proteins encoded in a region of the Flavobacteriaceae bacterium HL-DH10 genome:
- a CDS encoding family 16 glycosylhydrolase, with protein MQNNPGAQSNRHDLTSNLHVFSTSSDKGNVDKLKSFGKKYLIPFEFQKEFHVWGLEWNKDSIKWYLDSVIFRESLNTYWHQDQHINFNSESSKWLQAFPIDDRLNKTYDIDYIRVWKVKQ; from the coding sequence CTGCAAAATAATCCTGGTGCCCAATCAAACCGCCATGATTTAACTTCCAACCTCCATGTGTTCTCAACCTCTTCCGATAAAGGAAACGTCGATAAACTAAAATCCTTTGGAAAAAAATACCTCATCCCTTTCGAGTTTCAAAAAGAATTTCATGTTTGGGGTTTGGAATGGAATAAAGATTCCATAAAATGGTATTTAGATAGCGTTATTTTTAGAGAATCGTTAAATACGTATTGGCATCAAGACCAACATATAAATTTCAATAGTGAATCCAGCAAATGGCTACAGGCTTTCCCTATTGATGACCGCTTAAATAAAACCTATGACATTGATTACATCAGGGTTTGGAAGGTGAAACAATAG